A stretch of the Leopardus geoffroyi isolate Oge1 chromosome B2, O.geoffroyi_Oge1_pat1.0, whole genome shotgun sequence genome encodes the following:
- the LOC123609658 gene encoding olfactory receptor 2W1-like, producing the protein MNKNNGSSMTDFILLGFSDRPQLEHIISGVVFIFYIVTLVGNTTIILVSNLDSQLHTPMYFFLSNLSFLDLCYATSIIPQMLVNLWGPTKSITYGGCVLQFFFALDLGATECLLLAVMAYDRYAAVCQPLHYTVIMHPQLCQKMVLVAWLGGLGSALIVCSLTLKLPRCGHREVNNFICEMPALLKMACVYSKVIEVIVYALGVIFLLAPLSLILISYAIITQAVMKIKSTARWRKVLNTCGSHLTVVTLFYGTIIYMYMKPQNSTSEDEGKFLTLFYTIVTPTLNPLIYTLRNKDVKSAVKRILYVRKRSAKS; encoded by the coding sequence ATGAACAAAAACAATGGAAGTTCCATGACAGACTTCATCCTGCTGGGGTTTTCTGATCGGCCCCAATTAGAACACATCATCTCTGGGGTTGTCTTCATCTTCTATATTGTGACTCTGGTAGGAAACACAACCATCATCCTTGTATCTAACCTAGACAGCCAGCTCCATActcccatgtatttcttcctatCCAATTTGTCTTTTCTGGACCTCTGTTATGCAACTAGCATTATCCCACAGATGCTGGTAAATCTATGGGGTCCAACAAAGTCTATTACCTACGGAGGGTGTGTGCTCCAGTTCTTCTTTGCCCTTGACTTGGGAGCCACAGAATGTCTTCTCTTGGCTGTGATGGCCTATGATCGCTACGCCGCTGTCTGTCAACCTCTTCACTACACAGTAATAATGCACCCTCAACTTTGCCAAAAGATGGTGCTTGTCGCCTGGTTAGGTGGTCTTGGCAGTGCCTTAATCGTTTGCTCCTTGACTTTGAAGTTGCCAAGATGTGGGCACCGGGAGGTGAATAATTTTATCTGTGAGATGCCAGCCTTGCTCAAGATGGCTTGTGTCTACTCAAAAGTAATTGAGGTCATTGTCTATGCTCTTGGAGTGATATTTCTTCTAGCACCTTTATCATTAATTCTCATCTCGTATGCAATTATCACTCAAGCTGTCATGAAGATCAAGTCAACAGCAAGGTGGCGTAAGGTCCTTAATACATGTGGTTCCCACCTCACAGTAGTAACTCTGTTTTATGGAACAATCATTTATATGTACATGAAACCACAGAATAGCACATCTGAAGATGAGGGGAAGTTCCTCACTCTCTTTTACACAATCGTCACACCCACCCTTAACCCTCTGATCTACACTTTAAGAAACAAGGATGTGAAGAGTGCAGTAAAAAGAATACTGTATGTGAGAAAACGTTCAGCAAAGTCATGA